Proteins from one Nicotiana tabacum cultivar K326 chromosome 23, ASM71507v2, whole genome shotgun sequence genomic window:
- the LOC142177514 gene encoding uncharacterized protein LOC142177514, which translates to MRKKHSNSCVCPAKSGAQKEEEEDKVHQFLMGLNETYASVRSNLLMMNPLLSLDTAYNILLQDERQRQVNSVTQFHLESSSFNVNFNGKNPVHPNPPQRQYNQRVNFDQSKFNLFCKYCKKSGHLIDKCYKLHGFPQNFKFTKGRKMAANAIVDSISHRLRAPF; encoded by the exons ATGCGCAAGAAACATTCTAATTCTTGTGTGTGTCCAGCTAAGTCTGGTGCTCAAAAGGAAGAGGAGGAAGATAAGGTGCACCAATTTCTTATGGGACTCAATGAGACCTATGCGAGTGTGAGAAGTAACCTTTTGATGATGAATCCTTTACTCTCCCTTGATACTGCCTACAATATACTTCTCCAAGATGAGAGGCAGAGGCAAGTAAATTCCGTTACTCAATTTCATCTAGAATCATCCTCTTTTAATGTGAATTTCAATGGAAAAAATCCAGTCCACCCTAATCCTCCTCAAAGACAATATAATCAGAGAGTTAATTTTGATCAATCCAAATTCAACCTCTTCTGCAAGTATTGCAAGAAGTCTGGTCACTTGATTGATAAGTGCTATAAGCTCCACGGTTTTCCTCAGAATTTTAAGTTCACCAAAGGAAGAAAAATGGCAGCCAATGCCATTGTTGATTCAATCTCTCACAGACTTAG GGCCCCTTTCTGA
- the LOC107782454 gene encoding reticulon-like protein B4: MAEHAEHSEYNEEESLIEKIEDKIHFDRFSSSSSDSDTEKKPASAPEAASPSSVKAAIWRLFGREKPVHQVFGGGKPADVFLWRNKKISASVLGGATAIWVLFELLEYHLLGLVCHLLIFTLAILFLWSNATTFINKKRPHIPEVHLPEEPILEIASALRIEINHTLRVLREIASGRDLTKFLSVIAGLWVLSVLGNCCNFLTLFYISFVLLHTVPVLYEKYEDKVDPLVEKAVKEIKKQYAVFDAKVLSKIPKGPLRDKKKA, encoded by the exons ATGGCAGAGCACGCTGAGCATTCAGAGTACAACGAAGAAGAGTCGTTGATCGAGAAAATAGAAGACAAGATTCACTTCGACCGTTTCTCGTCCTCGTCGTCGGATTCCGACACCGAGAAGAAACCTGCGTCTGCGCCGGAGGCAGCGTCTCCGTCGTCAGTAAAGGCCGCGATTTGGCGGCTGTTTGGACGAGAAAAGCCCGTACACCAAGTGTTTGGTGGAGGCAAAC CTGCTGATGTATtcttgtggaggaacaagaagaTATCTGCTAGTGTACTTGGTGGAGCAACTGCAATATGGGTTCTTTTTGAATTGCTCGAGTACCACCTGCTTGGTCTTGTTTGTCACCTTTTGATCTTCACCCTTGCAATCTTATTCTTGTGGTCTAATGCAACAACCTTTATTAACAA GAAACGTCCACATATCCCAGAAGTTCACCTTCCAGAGGAGCCGATCCTTGAGATTGCTTCTGCTCTGAGGATTGAAATTAACCATACTCTCCGTGTGTTGCGAGAAATTGCATCTGGGAGAGATCTTACGAAGTTCCTTTCT GTTATTGCCGGTTTATGGGTCCTCTCCGTGCTTGGCAATTGCTGCAACTTTTTGACACTGTTCTACATAT CATTTGTGCTCCTCCATACAGTTCCGGTTCTTTACGAGAAGTATGAAGATAAAGTGGATCCATTAGTTGAGAAAGCAGTGAAGGAGATCAAGAAACAGTATGCTGTCTTTGATGCCAAGGTTTTGAGTAAAATTCCCAAAGGGCCATTACGAGATAAAAAGAAAGCGTAA
- the LOC107774101 gene encoding WRKY transcription factor 22, which yields MEEDWDLHAVVRSCTAANSATTTTTSSSGSGSATISSCNFQPRLDDSNSFSFQDLYFDPRFTTQNTAFEELHELCKPFFNESLLQKSPLISPQRLLQDLPLQQQQFNQLNTKLIQPIKRPLSSVNGAALHTQSPRSKRRKNQMKKVCQVAADALSSDMWSWRKYGQKPIKGSPYPRGYYKCSTSKGCLARKQVERNRSDPNMFIITYTAEHNHPMPTHRNSLAGISRHNKETNSNKTTSSSPVSSPVTNSPALENQESSRDEKEDIFEDENDDFFEGLEELESPAAGDSLPENFPGTLQFPWLVNNAATTAAGGS from the exons ATGGAGGAAGATTGGGATCTACATGCGGTGGTCAGAAGCTGCACCGCCGCTAACTctgccaccaccaccaccactagtTCCAGCGGCAGCGGCAGCGCCACCATTTCTTCTTGCAACTTCCAACCAAGACTAGATGATAGTAACTCTTTTTCCTTTCAAGATCTCTACTTTGACCCAAGATTTACAACACAAAATACTGCTTTTGAAGAATTGCATGAGCTTTGCAAGCCTTTCTTTAACGAATCTCTGTTACAAAAATCGCCCTTAATTTCACCACAGAGATTATTACAAGATCTACCATTACAACAACAGCAGTTTAATCAGCTAAATACAAAACTAATTCAGCCCATCAAACGACCCTTGTCATCAGTAAATGGTGCTGCTTTACATACTCAAAGCCCGAGAAGcaaaagaag GAAGAACCAAATGAAGAAAGTATGCCAAGTAGCTGCTGATGCTTTATCTTCTGATATGTGGTCTTGGAGAAAATATGGGCAAAAACCCATTAAAGGTTCCCCATACCCAAG GGGATATTACAAATGTAGCACTTCAAAAGGGTGTTTGGCCCGAAAACAAGTGGAGCGAAATAGATCCGACCCGAATATGTTCATCATCACCTATACAGCCGAGCACAATCATCCTATGCCCACACACAGAAATTCCTTAGCCGGAATCAGCCGCCATAACAAAGAGACGAATTCAAACAAAACCACTAGCTCATCGCCGGTATCTTCGCCGGTGACCAACTCGCCGGCGCTGGAAAATCAAGAAAGCAGCAGGGACGAGAAAGAAGACATTTTTGAAGACGAAAATGATGATTTCTTTGAGGGTTTGGAAGAATTGGAAAGTCCGGCTGCCGGGGATAGCTTGCCGGAGAATTTTCCGGGGACTTTGCAGTTTCCTTGGCTGGTGAATAACGCCGCAACTACGGCGGCTGGCGGTAGTTGA